In a genomic window of Peptoclostridium acidaminophilum DSM 3953:
- the hemA gene encoding glutamyl-tRNA reductase, which yields MEIGVVGVSHKTANSEIREKAAFTQSSARKAMEKLASSLGAEFAIISTCNRSEFYYAASEWEQVENEIEKLYMGMAGEGGMPRGSMYRKRGTDAAVHLMSVAAGLDSMVLGEDQILSQVKSAHTLALECKSSGKALNRLFMNSISCARHIKSTLGISTYPLSVAYIGVKLLAEKAEGLAGKRALIIGLGETGRLSLEHLLAEKPLSVEVVAGRKGLSKSETADWLLERGIRPVAYEDRYEAISRCDVLICATSSPHHVVEANEMGIRRSRLIIMDMAIPRDVDPNVKAAENVELYGIDDISEIARANEACRAQLAAKASDIVNKRAREYMRWLAGTCVDPVIGGLNNRCTAIKEETLGYIARKVDLDERELKVVEKMILSSLKKLIKDPVQKLKELDGNEARKYACMLDDIFALGCSKGE from the coding sequence ATGGAAATAGGGGTTGTGGGCGTAAGCCATAAGACAGCTAATTCGGAAATAAGGGAAAAGGCCGCATTTACGCAGAGCTCAGCAAGAAAGGCAATGGAGAAGCTGGCCAGCTCACTTGGCGCGGAATTTGCAATAATATCAACTTGCAACAGGAGCGAGTTTTATTATGCGGCAAGCGAGTGGGAACAGGTAGAAAACGAAATAGAGAAGCTGTATATGGGCATGGCTGGAGAAGGCGGAATGCCTCGCGGCAGCATGTACAGGAAGAGAGGCACTGATGCGGCCGTGCATCTTATGAGCGTTGCAGCAGGACTCGACTCTATGGTGCTCGGCGAAGACCAGATACTATCACAGGTAAAGAGTGCTCACACCCTTGCGCTCGAGTGTAAAAGCAGCGGAAAAGCACTAAACAGGCTGTTCATGAACTCCATAAGCTGCGCCAGGCACATAAAGAGCACGCTCGGCATATCCACATATCCGCTCTCCGTGGCATACATAGGCGTGAAGCTCCTGGCAGAAAAAGCTGAGGGGCTCGCCGGCAAAAGAGCCCTGATCATAGGACTTGGCGAGACCGGCAGACTAAGCCTTGAGCATCTGCTTGCCGAAAAACCGCTCTCTGTCGAAGTGGTCGCAGGCAGAAAGGGCTTAAGCAAAAGTGAGACGGCTGACTGGCTATTGGAAAGGGGAATAAGGCCCGTTGCGTATGAGGACAGATACGAGGCCATTTCAAGGTGCGACGTGCTCATATGCGCAACTTCATCGCCGCATCACGTGGTGGAAGCAAATGAAATGGGGATAAGGCGAAGCAGACTCATTATAATGGACATGGCAATTCCAAGGGATGTGGACCCAAACGTCAAAGCCGCAGAGAATGTTGAGCTTTACGGCATAGATGACATATCCGAAATAGCAAGAGCAAACGAGGCATGCAGGGCGCAGCTTGCGGCAAAGGCGAGCGATATTGTAAATAAAAGAGCTAGGGAATACATGAGATGGCTCGCAGGAACTTGCGTAGATCCCGTGATAGGAGGCCTCAACAACAGATGCACGGCTATAAAGGAAGAAACACTGGGGTATATAGCCAGGAAGGTCGACCTTGATGAGCGGGAACTCAAGGTGGTTGAAAAGATGATATTGTCCTCGCTCAAAAAGCTCATAAAGGATCCGGTTCAAAAGCTCAAGGAGCTTGACGGAAATGAGGCGAGAAAATACGCCTGTATGCTGGATGACATTTTCGCTCTGGGATGCAGCAAGGGGGAGTGA
- the cobJ gene encoding precorrin-3B C(17)-methyltransferase has protein sequence MNEGKIFVVGIGPGGREHMTGAAIEAIGRSDAVIGYKTYIELIEDMLLDKEILGYGMKREVERCRAALELAEKGRTVALVSSGDCGVYGMAGIMLEIAAESGCESDIEIVPGVPAANSAAACLGAPLMHDYATISLSDLLTDWSAIEKRLDCAAQADFVICLYNPRSHGRREHIEKARNIIMKHRAEGTPVGIVRSAMREGQFATVTTLGEMLSHDIDMLTTVIIGNSKTYASELGIITPRGYKR, from the coding sequence ATGAATGAAGGCAAGATATTTGTTGTAGGCATAGGCCCTGGGGGAAGAGAGCATATGACTGGCGCTGCCATAGAGGCCATAGGCAGGTCCGATGCCGTCATTGGCTACAAGACATACATAGAACTGATAGAGGACATGCTTTTGGACAAGGAAATCCTCGGCTACGGCATGAAGCGCGAGGTCGAAAGGTGCAGGGCTGCGCTTGAGCTTGCGGAAAAAGGCAGGACCGTAGCTCTTGTGAGCAGCGGGGACTGCGGAGTCTACGGCATGGCGGGAATAATGCTCGAAATTGCGGCTGAAAGCGGCTGCGAGAGCGACATAGAGATAGTGCCCGGAGTGCCGGCTGCGAACTCGGCGGCGGCATGCCTTGGGGCACCCCTTATGCACGATTACGCCACGATAAGCCTGAGCGACCTTCTTACGGACTGGAGCGCCATTGAAAAAAGGCTTGATTGCGCGGCGCAGGCCGATTTTGTAATATGCCTCTACAATCCAAGAAGCCATGGAAGAAGGGAGCACATAGAAAAGGCAAGAAACATTATAATGAAGCACAGGGCCGAAGGCACACCTGTAGGCATAGTCCGCAGCGCCATGAGGGAAGGTCAGTTTGCGACGGTAACGACGCTGGGAGAAATGCTAAGCCACGATATAGACATGCTGACGACGGTAATAATCGGCAACTCGAAAACGTATGCATCTGAGCTGGGAATCATAACCCCGAGAGGCTATAAGCGATGA
- the hemC gene encoding hydroxymethylbilane synthase has translation MDAKKIKVGTRGSALALAQTEWVIARLKEKSPEAQFEIEIIKTKGDKILDVALDKIGDKGLFVKEIERELLSGAIDMAVHSMKDMPSETPSGLMICKTPVREDPRDALVLREGIGNLSELPPGAVIGTGSKRRECQLLSMRSDIKTTGIRGNIVTRLKKMSEQGMDGIMLAAAGLKRLGLEGRISQYMSLDSFLPAPAQGALAIQVRAGDSMLISLAESISDNETCIQTMAERAFLEASGGGCHMPIGAYCSIDGERLRLDGLLGREDGSAAVRRSIEGKAGEESELGRKLAQMMLKELSGNEG, from the coding sequence ATGGATGCAAAAAAGATTAAGGTAGGCACAAGGGGAAGCGCCCTGGCCCTGGCGCAGACAGAGTGGGTCATAGCCAGGCTGAAGGAGAAGAGTCCTGAGGCGCAGTTCGAAATAGAGATAATAAAGACAAAAGGCGACAAGATACTCGACGTCGCCCTGGACAAGATAGGCGACAAGGGCCTTTTTGTAAAGGAGATAGAAAGAGAGCTCCTGAGCGGCGCAATAGACATGGCCGTGCACAGCATGAAGGACATGCCTTCGGAAACTCCAAGCGGCCTGATGATTTGCAAAACGCCTGTGCGCGAGGACCCAAGAGATGCGCTTGTGCTAAGAGAGGGAATAGGAAATCTAAGCGAGCTCCCGCCTGGCGCCGTAATCGGCACAGGAAGCAAGCGCAGGGAATGCCAGCTGCTCTCGATGAGGAGCGACATAAAGACGACGGGCATAAGGGGCAACATAGTAACAAGGCTAAAGAAGATGAGTGAGCAGGGCATGGACGGCATTATGCTGGCCGCAGCGGGACTCAAGAGGCTGGGTCTCGAAGGCAGAATAAGCCAGTACATGAGCCTTGACAGCTTCCTGCCGGCGCCTGCGCAGGGCGCGCTTGCCATACAGGTGAGAGCGGGTGATTCAATGCTCATTTCACTTGCCGAATCGATAAGCGACAATGAGACCTGCATTCAGACAATGGCCGAGAGGGCATTCCTTGAGGCTTCAGGCGGAGGCTGCCACATGCCCATAGGCGCGTACTGCAGCATAGACGGTGAAAGGCTGCGCCTTGATGGGCTTCTCGGAAGAGAGGACGGCAGCGCGGCGGTGCGCAGGAGCATCGAAGGCAAGGCAGGGGAAGAATCGGAGCTGGGCAGGAAGCTGGCGCAAATGATGCTAAAGGAGCTGAGCGGCAATGAAGGGTAA
- the hemB gene encoding porphobilinogen synthase, protein MYPRTRGRRLRESDAIRSLVRETRLSPSELVYPIFVIEGEGEKREISSMPGNYHFSADMLADEISELRDLGINAVLIFGVPGIKDSIGSEAYRDAGVVQRAVRNIKAQHPDMLVITDVCMCQYTDHGHCGLLSENGRVDNDRTLEYLSRIALSHARAGADMVAPSDMMDGRVGHIRDQLDDNEYKHVGIMSYAVKYASAFYGPFRDAAGSAPSFGDRKTYQMDPANTDEALREARADIDEGADIIIVKPALAYLDVVRRVKDSTGAVVAAYNVSGEYAMLKGAVESGILGEDAIMESLISIKRAGADIIITYFAKEIARKLRGK, encoded by the coding sequence ATGTATCCAAGGACGAGAGGAAGAAGGCTAAGAGAAAGCGATGCGATAAGAAGCCTTGTTAGGGAAACGAGGCTCAGCCCCAGCGAGCTTGTATACCCGATATTCGTCATAGAAGGAGAGGGCGAAAAGCGGGAGATATCTTCAATGCCGGGAAACTACCATTTTTCTGCGGACATGCTCGCAGACGAGATAAGCGAACTAAGGGATCTGGGCATAAATGCTGTCCTGATTTTCGGCGTGCCGGGCATTAAGGACTCAATCGGAAGCGAGGCCTACAGGGACGCCGGCGTGGTGCAAAGGGCCGTCAGGAACATAAAGGCCCAGCACCCGGACATGCTTGTGATAACCGACGTATGCATGTGCCAGTACACCGACCACGGCCATTGCGGACTCCTCAGCGAGAACGGAAGGGTCGACAATGACCGGACTCTCGAATACCTTTCTAGAATAGCCTTAAGCCACGCCAGGGCCGGGGCGGACATGGTGGCTCCTTCGGACATGATGGACGGCAGAGTGGGCCACATCAGGGACCAGCTTGACGATAACGAATACAAGCATGTTGGAATAATGTCGTACGCGGTCAAGTACGCATCGGCGTTTTACGGTCCCTTCAGGGATGCCGCAGGCTCGGCGCCTTCCTTCGGCGATCGGAAGACCTACCAGATGGACCCGGCCAATACTGACGAGGCGCTGCGGGAGGCAAGAGCCGACATAGACGAGGGAGCCGACATAATAATAGTGAAGCCGGCCCTTGCATACCTTGACGTAGTAAGAAGGGTCAAGGACTCTACCGGCGCTGTAGTGGCGGCATACAACGTCAGTGGCGAGTACGCAATGCTGAAAGGCGCCGTGGAAAGCGGTATACTCGGGGAGGACGCCATAATGGAATCGCTGATATCGATAAAAAGGGCGGGAGCCGACATAATAATAACGTATTTTGCAAAGGAAATAGCCAGAAAGCTGAGGGGAAAGTAA
- the cobK gene encoding precorrin-6A reductase, with protein sequence MILLLGGTCDSRALAELLAKKGASVLLSAATEYGESLASGVTGIETRSGRLTSIELELLALERGIRCILDATHPYAAQASKSAIECTRRLGIAYIRYERAKTQCGGFSEALRFDSAAQAADFLSCSEGNVLLTTGSNTLEEFTAKVEPERLYARVLPTSGVIGKCEALGIKPSRIIGMQGPFSESMNRELIRSYNISFIVTKDAGAEGGTAEKLGAAKAEGIKAVIINRPQMEYGRICSTIECAAQAAIEAIAAM encoded by the coding sequence ATGATTCTGCTGCTTGGAGGTACATGTGACTCGAGGGCGCTGGCAGAGCTGCTGGCTAAAAAGGGAGCAAGTGTCCTGCTGAGCGCAGCGACGGAGTACGGTGAATCGCTCGCAAGCGGAGTAACTGGAATCGAGACCAGGTCCGGCAGGCTGACTTCAATCGAGCTGGAGCTGCTTGCCCTGGAAAGAGGAATCAGGTGCATACTTGACGCCACGCACCCTTATGCGGCCCAGGCCTCGAAGAGCGCCATCGAATGCACAAGGCGCCTTGGGATAGCATATATAAGATATGAAAGGGCAAAGACGCAGTGCGGCGGATTCTCTGAAGCGCTCAGATTCGATTCCGCGGCTCAGGCGGCCGATTTTCTTTCGTGCAGTGAAGGCAACGTGCTCCTTACGACAGGAAGCAACACTCTCGAGGAATTCACAGCCAAAGTAGAGCCAGAGAGGCTTTATGCAAGAGTGCTGCCCACCAGCGGTGTCATAGGAAAGTGCGAGGCCCTCGGGATAAAGCCATCGAGGATAATCGGGATGCAGGGTCCGTTTTCAGAGAGCATGAACCGCGAGCTTATACGTTCGTACAATATTAGCTTCATTGTCACAAAGGACGCAGGAGCGGAAGGCGGCACAGCTGAAAAGCTCGGGGCCGCAAAGGCTGAAGGCATTAAGGCCGTTATTATAAACAGGCCGCAAATGGAATATGGCAGAATATGCAGTACAATCGAGTGTGCAGCGCAGGCGGCAATTGAGGCCATAGCCGCAATGTAA
- a CDS encoding precorrin-2 dehydrogenase/sirohydrochlorin ferrochelatase family protein, giving the protein MFMPIMIKLDGREAAVIGAGKVALSKAATLLSFGAKVKVIAPEISKGFESLEGSVEIVKEPYDKKHIAGCFMVIAASSSEKANKQAMLDCKDMGILCCRSDRQEGSDFIFPSVLKRGSLVMSVSTQGKSPALCGVIMRELEKAYGEEYEEKLELLWKLRGMLALSEKDQEQRAKRLREAAAMDNYEIARVIESYGCKKD; this is encoded by the coding sequence ATGTTTATGCCTATTATGATAAAGCTCGACGGAAGAGAGGCAGCTGTAATAGGGGCAGGAAAGGTTGCGTTGTCAAAGGCTGCGACGCTGTTAAGCTTTGGAGCCAAAGTGAAGGTGATAGCTCCGGAAATATCAAAGGGCTTTGAAAGCCTCGAAGGAAGCGTTGAGATAGTAAAGGAGCCGTACGACAAAAAGCATATTGCAGGCTGCTTCATGGTGATTGCGGCATCTTCGAGCGAGAAGGCAAACAAGCAGGCGATGCTGGACTGCAAGGATATGGGCATACTTTGCTGCAGGTCTGACAGGCAGGAGGGTTCGGACTTTATATTCCCTTCTGTGCTCAAAAGAGGCAGCCTTGTAATGTCCGTTTCCACGCAGGGCAAAAGTCCGGCGCTTTGCGGAGTCATCATGAGGGAGCTTGAGAAGGCCTACGGCGAGGAGTATGAGGAAAAACTGGAGCTGCTGTGGAAGCTCAGAGGCATGCTGGCGCTCTCTGAAAAAGATCAGGAGCAGAGGGCGAAAAGGCTGCGGGAAGCGGCAGCTATGGACAACTATGAAATTGCGAGGGTGATTGAGTCGTATGGATGCAAAAAAGATTAA
- the cobA gene encoding uroporphyrinogen-III C-methyltransferase has translation MKGKAYLVGAGPGDYGLITIKGMELIKKADVIIYDRLINSGYLLSARKGCELIYAGKGPKNHEMTQEEISRLIADKALEGKLVVRLKGGDPYVFGRGGEEALQLRESGVEFEVVPGITSAVAGLAYAGIPITHRGVADSFHVITGHLAAGERRDWRALAELKGTLVFLMGMENLGHIAKELIQNGKSPDTPAAVINWATTGRQKVAVSTLSGIEAEARAAGLGSPSLIAVGEVVELRSELAFFEKLPLHGKRVIVTRSRGQASALSGRLREMGAETVEIPAIEIVNEPFGEALEKAIKDLRGYTHIVFTSVNGVDIFFESLSAAGLDSRSLSGMTVAAIGPATEAALKDRGIRADIVPAEYTGENVAASLLPTIRRDSRVLLPRAKGARRELVELLSRECRVDEVVTYEAAMPKQEKDSAQAIAELEKADIVTFTSSSTVRNFIGLIGEEGIPILKEKLIVSIGPITSMELEKYGLKPSLQAAEYTIDGLLDVMKKNAEVE, from the coding sequence ATGAAGGGTAAGGCATATCTTGTGGGCGCAGGCCCCGGAGACTACGGACTCATAACTATAAAGGGCATGGAGCTCATTAAAAAAGCCGACGTAATAATATACGATAGGCTCATAAACAGCGGCTATCTGCTCAGCGCCCGAAAGGGCTGCGAGCTCATATACGCGGGCAAGGGCCCTAAAAACCACGAGATGACGCAGGAGGAGATAAGCCGCCTCATAGCAGACAAGGCGCTCGAGGGCAAGCTCGTTGTAAGGCTAAAGGGCGGTGATCCCTACGTGTTCGGAAGGGGCGGAGAAGAGGCGCTCCAGCTTAGAGAAAGCGGAGTGGAATTCGAGGTCGTGCCCGGCATAACCTCCGCCGTGGCAGGGCTTGCGTACGCTGGAATACCTATTACGCACAGGGGCGTTGCCGACTCCTTCCACGTCATAACGGGCCACCTGGCCGCTGGCGAGAGGCGCGACTGGAGAGCGCTAGCCGAGCTCAAGGGAACGCTTGTATTCCTCATGGGCATGGAAAACCTGGGCCATATTGCCAAGGAGCTAATTCAAAACGGAAAATCTCCGGATACGCCTGCGGCCGTAATAAACTGGGCCACAACAGGCAGGCAAAAGGTTGCGGTTTCGACGCTTTCGGGAATCGAAGCGGAGGCAAGAGCGGCAGGGCTTGGCTCGCCCTCGCTCATAGCAGTCGGAGAAGTGGTTGAGCTGCGAAGCGAGCTGGCTTTCTTTGAAAAGCTCCCGCTGCACGGCAAAAGGGTCATAGTTACAAGATCGCGGGGACAGGCGAGCGCACTATCTGGGCGGCTAAGGGAAATGGGGGCTGAAACGGTTGAAATTCCGGCAATCGAGATAGTAAATGAGCCGTTTGGCGAAGCGCTGGAGAAGGCCATAAAGGATTTAAGAGGCTATACCCACATAGTCTTCACAAGCGTGAACGGAGTCGATATATTCTTTGAGAGCCTGTCTGCAGCTGGACTCGATTCAAGGAGCCTTTCTGGCATGACTGTGGCCGCGATAGGGCCGGCAACAGAGGCTGCGCTTAAGGATCGCGGGATAAGGGCCGACATAGTGCCGGCAGAATACACGGGCGAGAACGTGGCGGCAAGCCTTTTGCCCACGATAAGGAGGGACAGCAGGGTCCTTCTGCCAAGGGCCAAGGGGGCAAGGAGAGAGCTTGTGGAGCTGCTCTCAAGGGAGTGCCGCGTCGACGAGGTTGTAACGTACGAGGCTGCTATGCCAAAGCAGGAGAAGGACTCGGCGCAGGCCATTGCTGAGCTTGAAAAGGCTGACATTGTAACCTTCACAAGCAGTTCGACTGTAAGGAATTTCATAGGCCTCATAGGCGAAGAGGGAATTCCGATACTCAAAGAAAAACTCATAGTGTCGATAGGACCAATAACAAGCATGGAGCTTGAAAAATACGGGCTCAAGCCTAGTCTGCAGGCGGCGGAATACACGATAGACGGCCTGCTCGATGTCATGAAGAAAAACGCGGAGGTGGAGTAG